In Rathayibacter sp. VKM Ac-2762, one DNA window encodes the following:
- the rfbB gene encoding dTDP-glucose 4,6-dehydratase: MRILVTGGAGFIGSNFVHLTLRERPDARITVLDKLTYAGSRDSLAPVADRVRLVEGDVADAELVDRLVADADLVVHFAAESHNDNSLHDPTPFLATNVIGTFALLQAVRAHDVRYHHISTDEVYGDLELEDPARFTEHTPYNPSSPYSSTKAASDLLVRAWVRSFGVRATISNCSNNYGPYQHVEKFIPRQITNAIDGIRPKLYGTGANVRDWIHVDDHNTGVWAIIDRGEIGETYLIGADGEKSNLDVVTRILTAFGQPEDAFDHVTDRAGHDLRYAIDSTRLRTELDWRPRYTDFDAGLAATIDWYRANEDWWRPAKAATEEKYSAQA; the protein is encoded by the coding sequence GTGCGGATCCTCGTCACCGGCGGTGCCGGCTTCATCGGCAGCAACTTCGTCCACCTCACCCTGCGCGAGCGTCCCGACGCGCGGATCACCGTGCTCGACAAGCTCACCTACGCGGGCAGCCGCGACTCCCTCGCCCCCGTCGCCGACCGAGTGCGGCTGGTCGAGGGCGACGTCGCCGACGCCGAGCTGGTGGACCGGCTGGTCGCCGACGCGGATCTGGTGGTCCATTTCGCCGCGGAGTCGCACAACGACAACTCCCTGCACGACCCGACGCCCTTCCTCGCGACGAACGTCATCGGCACCTTCGCGCTCCTGCAGGCGGTGCGCGCGCACGACGTGCGGTACCACCACATCTCGACGGACGAGGTGTACGGCGACCTCGAGCTCGAGGACCCCGCGCGCTTCACCGAGCACACCCCCTACAACCCCTCCAGCCCCTACTCCTCGACCAAAGCCGCCAGCGACCTCCTCGTGCGCGCCTGGGTGCGCTCCTTCGGCGTGCGCGCCACGATCTCCAACTGCTCCAACAACTACGGCCCCTACCAGCACGTCGAGAAGTTCATCCCCCGCCAGATCACCAACGCCATCGACGGCATCCGCCCCAAGCTCTACGGCACCGGCGCCAACGTCCGCGACTGGATCCACGTCGACGACCACAACACCGGCGTCTGGGCCATCATCGACCGCGGCGAGATCGGCGAGACCTACCTCATCGGCGCCGACGGCGAGAAGAGCAACCTCGACGTCGTCACCCGCATCCTCACCGCCTTCGGACAACCCGAGGACGCCTTCGACCACGTCACCGACCGCGCCGGACACGACCTCCGCTACGCCATCGACTCCACCCGCCTGCGCACCGAGCTCGACTGGCGCCCCCGCTACACCGACTTCGACGCCGGACTCGCCGCCACCATCGACTGGTACCGCGCCAACGAGGACTGGTGGCGCCCCGCGAAGGCCGCCACCGAGGAGAAGTACTCCGCTCAGGCCTGA
- a CDS encoding glycosyltransferase — protein MTPQRVAVPVSVPNSPVLPSSDPSGDPRPVKALYLSGAPRLSTKPSTESLGPRSHILGVINGLEQSGVRVERFIVGDAMPEAVHGQGSESRMSGSRLTIVATDVFRLVSRVRSRFELKRRVSGSTADFAYERYALFQELGSLARRATGAVWVLEVNALLAVEATSERRATTSRALAEWMEGRTLRRADLIVAVTDALADQLTARYGIPRERILVVANGVDHTVHRPAEIVDGTRTPRIGFLGTLYPWQNVSSLVELLASEDLGEVHLDIAGDGPVRADLERQVHELGLADRVTFRGRVHPDDVPAFLAGVDLCFAGHSSANGSYFSPLKLWEYLAAGKPVVASRHDVTAGLQREGYPVVCYDSAGEEDLRSVLTESVRSLPELSRVAADRQRDVWAEHSWARRVETIVTSVKETA, from the coding sequence ATGACCCCCCAACGGGTAGCCGTACCGGTCTCGGTCCCGAATTCCCCGGTGTTACCGTCAAGTGATCCGTCTGGAGACCCTCGCCCCGTGAAAGCACTGTATCTATCCGGCGCTCCGCGCCTGTCGACCAAGCCCTCCACCGAGAGTCTGGGCCCGCGCTCGCACATTCTCGGCGTGATCAACGGCTTGGAGCAGAGCGGCGTCCGGGTCGAGCGCTTCATCGTCGGCGACGCGATGCCGGAGGCGGTGCACGGGCAGGGGTCGGAGAGCCGCATGTCCGGCTCGCGCCTGACCATCGTGGCGACCGACGTCTTCCGGCTGGTCTCCCGGGTGCGCTCGCGCTTCGAGCTGAAGCGCCGGGTCTCCGGGTCGACCGCCGACTTCGCCTACGAGCGGTACGCGCTCTTCCAGGAGCTCGGCTCCCTCGCCCGTCGCGCCACCGGGGCCGTCTGGGTCCTGGAGGTCAACGCCCTCCTCGCCGTCGAGGCGACCAGCGAGCGACGGGCGACCACCAGCCGCGCGCTCGCCGAGTGGATGGAGGGACGCACTCTCCGCCGCGCCGATCTGATCGTCGCCGTCACGGACGCCCTCGCCGACCAGCTCACCGCCCGGTACGGCATCCCCCGGGAGCGCATCCTCGTCGTCGCCAACGGCGTCGACCACACCGTGCACCGCCCCGCAGAGATCGTGGACGGGACCCGCACCCCGAGGATCGGGTTCCTCGGCACGCTCTACCCGTGGCAGAACGTCTCCTCGCTGGTCGAACTGCTGGCCTCGGAGGACCTGGGCGAGGTCCACCTCGACATCGCCGGCGACGGACCGGTCCGCGCCGACCTGGAGAGGCAGGTCCACGAGCTCGGCCTCGCGGATCGCGTCACCTTCCGCGGACGGGTGCACCCCGACGACGTCCCCGCCTTCCTCGCCGGCGTCGACCTCTGCTTCGCCGGACACTCCAGCGCCAACGGCAGCTACTTCTCCCCGCTGAAGCTCTGGGAGTACCTCGCCGCGGGCAAGCCGGTGGTCGCGAGCCGGCACGACGTGACGGCGGGCCTCCAGCGCGAGGGCTATCCCGTCGTCTGCTACGACTCGGCAGGAGAGGAGGACCTGCGCAGTGTCCTCACCGAGAGCGTCCGCTCGCTGCCGGAGCTCTCCCGGGTCGCCGCCGACCGTCAGCGCGACGTCTGGGCCGAGCACTCGTGGGCCCGCCGCGTCGAGACCATCGTCACCTCCGTGAAGGAGACCGCATGA
- a CDS encoding WecB/TagA/CpsF family glycosyltransferase — MTAAARTALPFDLGHVDARTAPEMIAEILAGEHRGRIIGNLNLHGLYMAQTDEHFRRFCEKADTVLIDGWPILALARGTAVDSPLTPQHRIGSTDWLFPLIENDEPLVVVAVGGTPESSAKAAEAVAARTSRMTWLAYDGFDQQWHGIGEELPLAESLARADLVLVGMGMPRQERWILENRDLAPRAAFANVGGCLDYIAGTQALAPRWMGALGVEWLFRLARDPRRLAARYLLEPLQLLRIVLSGRSRAKRTPGPCDSPRPSGRVSTGVGPH, encoded by the coding sequence ATGACAGCCGCTGCGCGCACTGCGCTCCCCTTCGACCTCGGTCATGTGGACGCCCGGACCGCTCCGGAGATGATCGCCGAGATCCTCGCCGGCGAGCACCGCGGCCGCATCATCGGGAACCTCAATCTGCACGGGCTCTACATGGCGCAGACCGACGAGCACTTCCGCCGGTTCTGCGAGAAGGCCGACACCGTGCTGATCGACGGCTGGCCGATCCTGGCGCTCGCCCGAGGAACGGCGGTCGACTCGCCCCTGACTCCGCAGCACCGCATCGGCAGCACCGACTGGCTGTTCCCGCTGATCGAGAACGACGAGCCTCTGGTGGTGGTCGCTGTGGGCGGCACGCCGGAGTCCTCGGCCAAAGCGGCGGAGGCGGTCGCCGCCCGCACGTCCCGGATGACCTGGCTCGCGTACGACGGATTCGACCAGCAGTGGCACGGCATCGGCGAGGAGCTGCCGCTCGCCGAGTCGCTCGCCCGTGCCGATCTCGTCCTGGTCGGGATGGGCATGCCCCGCCAGGAGCGCTGGATCCTGGAGAACCGGGACCTCGCCCCGCGGGCGGCGTTCGCGAACGTGGGGGGCTGCCTCGACTACATCGCCGGCACGCAGGCGCTCGCCCCGCGGTGGATGGGCGCCCTGGGCGTGGAGTGGCTGTTCCGCCTGGCGCGCGACCCGCGCCGCCTCGCGGCTCGCTACCTCCTCGAGCCGCTGCAGCTGCTCCGCATCGTCCTGTCCGGCCGGTCCCGCGCGAAGCGGACGCCCGGCCCGTGCGACTCTCCGCGGCCGTCCGGCCGGGTGTCGACCGGAGTCGGTCCGCACTGA
- a CDS encoding glycosyltransferase: protein MVRTLHNLEPHAPGGRIETVLLSALERRTDLFVTLTGVTPVPGSARSVLIPHGHYRDVLPLEHSAPMRSGRLLYFGRIEPYKNVERLVEVFRELDDPELVLGVVGKAPAALAERIAQVASLDARVTTRFGFVPDEEMVAEMTSSQLVILPYTEMHNSGILLVALSLGRPVLVPRTPANVLLADEVGQEWVRMFDGGIDRDDLLAAVRATADLPASGPVLAGRDWSAVGASYARAYHLAVDAPVARARRTRGTS, encoded by the coding sequence GTGGTCCGCACTCTGCACAATCTCGAGCCGCACGCCCCCGGGGGTCGCATCGAGACGGTGCTCCTGTCCGCTCTCGAGCGCCGCACGGACCTCTTCGTGACCCTGACGGGGGTGACGCCGGTGCCGGGGAGTGCACGCTCCGTCCTCATCCCGCACGGCCACTACCGGGACGTGCTCCCGCTCGAGCACAGCGCCCCGATGCGGTCGGGACGCCTGCTGTACTTCGGCCGCATCGAGCCCTACAAGAACGTCGAGCGCCTGGTCGAGGTCTTCCGTGAGCTGGACGATCCGGAGCTCGTCCTCGGCGTCGTCGGCAAGGCGCCCGCCGCCCTCGCCGAGCGGATCGCCCAAGTCGCTTCCCTCGACGCCCGGGTCACGACGCGCTTCGGCTTCGTGCCGGACGAGGAGATGGTCGCCGAGATGACCTCGTCGCAGCTGGTGATCCTCCCCTACACCGAGATGCACAACTCGGGCATCCTGCTGGTCGCGCTGTCGCTCGGCCGCCCCGTCCTCGTGCCGCGCACCCCGGCGAACGTCCTGCTCGCCGACGAGGTCGGGCAGGAGTGGGTGCGCATGTTCGACGGCGGGATCGACCGCGACGACCTGCTCGCCGCCGTCCGTGCGACCGCCGATCTCCCCGCATCGGGACCCGTCCTCGCGGGACGCGACTGGAGCGCCGTCGGCGCGTCCTACGCCCGCGCCTACCACCTCGCGGTCGACGCCCCCGTCGCTCGTGCCCGCCGAACAAGAGGGACCTCATGA